One Halovivax ruber XH-70 genomic region harbors:
- the icd gene encoding isocitrate dehydrogenase (NADP(+)) — translation MSYDKIEVPEDGTKITLKEGTENELEVPDDPIIPIIYGDGVGKDVGPAAQQVLEAAAEATGREINWMRLFAGESARERYDENLPEETVQAIKDHRVAIKGPLTTPVGAGFRSLNVALRKKLDLYANVRPTYYMDGVPSPVSEPEQMDMITFRENTEDVYAGIEWEEGTDEVEQVKEFVEDEMGATGVIHDGPVGIGVKPITEFGTKRLVRRAIDYALEHDRDSVTLVHKGNIMKFTEGQFRDWGYEVAEEEYGDEVITEDTLWEERDGEQPDDAVVVNDRIADNMLQQLLTRTDNYDVVATMNLNGDYMSDAAGAQIGGLGIAPGANFGDGRLLAEPVHGSAPKYEGQDKVNPTAIILSGRMMLEYIGWTDAADLVRDAVEETISSGKVTYDLERNLDDAEKLATSEFAEEVVANIEKLS, via the coding sequence ATGAGCTACGACAAGATCGAGGTCCCAGAGGATGGGACGAAGATCACGCTGAAAGAAGGGACCGAGAACGAACTCGAGGTACCCGACGACCCGATCATCCCGATCATCTACGGCGACGGCGTCGGCAAGGACGTCGGCCCGGCCGCCCAGCAGGTGTTAGAGGCCGCCGCGGAGGCGACCGGCCGCGAGATCAACTGGATGCGCCTCTTCGCCGGCGAATCCGCCCGCGAGCGCTACGACGAGAATCTCCCCGAGGAGACCGTCCAGGCCATCAAGGACCACCGCGTCGCGATCAAAGGACCACTCACGACACCCGTCGGCGCCGGCTTCCGCTCGCTGAACGTCGCACTGCGCAAGAAGCTCGACCTCTACGCGAACGTCCGCCCGACCTACTACATGGACGGCGTCCCCTCGCCCGTCTCCGAGCCCGAGCAGATGGACATGATCACCTTCCGTGAGAACACGGAGGACGTCTACGCGGGCATCGAGTGGGAGGAAGGCACCGACGAAGTCGAACAGGTCAAGGAGTTCGTCGAGGACGAAATGGGCGCCACGGGCGTCATCCACGACGGCCCCGTCGGTATCGGCGTCAAGCCGATCACGGAGTTCGGGACGAAGCGGCTCGTTCGCCGTGCGATCGACTACGCCTTAGAACACGACCGCGATTCGGTCACGCTGGTCCACAAGGGCAACATCATGAAGTTCACCGAGGGCCAGTTCCGCGACTGGGGCTACGAGGTCGCCGAGGAGGAGTACGGCGACGAGGTCATCACCGAGGACACCCTCTGGGAGGAGCGCGACGGCGAGCAGCCCGACGACGCCGTCGTCGTCAACGACCGCATCGCCGACAACATGCTCCAGCAGCTCCTGACCCGCACGGACAACTACGACGTCGTCGCGACGATGAACTTAAACGGTGACTACATGTCCGACGCCGCCGGCGCCCAGATCGGTGGACTCGGCATCGCGCCCGGCGCCAACTTCGGCGACGGCCGCCTGCTCGCCGAACCCGTCCACGGCTCCGCGCCCAAGTACGAGGGCCAGGACAAGGTCAACCCGACCGCCATCATCCTCTCGGGCCGCATGATGCTCGAGTACATCGGCTGGACCGACGCCGCAGACCTCGTCCGTGACGCCGTCGAGGAGACCATCTCCTCGGGCAAGGTCACCTACGACCTGGAACGTAACCTCGACGACGCCGAGAAGCTCGCCACCAGCGAGTTCGCCGAGGAAGTCGTCGCGAACATCGAGAAGCTTTCGTAG